A stretch of Candidatus Vicinibacter affinis DNA encodes these proteins:
- a CDS encoding T9SS type A sorting domain-containing protein, whose product MKRPLFTNFSFSWTLRRIIPMFLLVGSFSMLKLEAQTCATLNLAPNAYVCQINSPASYFINNFDIANGYSFQIISGSATIVQVLQTVQITWHTPGDVVFRMVETPPLLSCTPDTFRIRVGALSAPQVNCNDTVNLSLDEFCQGVVTPEMVIEGNGFNYADYNIVVRDPITKITIPGSPNVNSSYIGKFLEVSAIHRCSGNSCWGVLRVEDKLKPILACRSVIVNCGDGILPTSPGVGFPKPIGAPNPTAVVGKPNTFTSASSFYDNCGPTLFTYSDREVQVVCPPAVTYIDTVFRDWTATDSYGNQTKCTDTILIRAGSIANIVCPPSYDGIDPDLGGPLPKNPDPLQCNANFAKDGNGNPHPSVTGFPTGVNCRNINYTYTDIKLGVCVGSYKILREWFIADWCTGQDTTCIQLIKVVDDRGPILVCPSRDTVVTATHSCSGSYDLPLPRIIGTECSNPLSYDVLVKRGVPNVIPSSLEATRDGVTKRYAGTNLIGFHIEDLPVGLSWLFYIVTDACGNSTECATEIFVEEKSKPTPVCHQETVVALTDAGTANVFAVSFDDGSHDNCALDSFKVRRMNPSPCGGSGNTSFADYVDFCCQDIVNNPIIVILQVKDKAGNTNECMVLVTVQDKKPPVVTCLPNITVSCGYDVTDLNKFGYYRRNESDIKQIILNDPSNSAWVQPHLWGYDGLVIEDCNLKVDSSINYSINNCGTGAITRRYTFSDDFNSPYTCVQTITLNNFKPYNGASIKFPVDTTLEGCLSSVDSSVTGRPTWPANISCATILTTYEDEVFSLVENVCYKILRKWTVIDWCSYNPSTGAGRWTDVQVIKVKNTQKPFFTSSCNNRNYDAISGECNGFAELIATADDECTDDQDLVWSYKIDLGNNGSIDVNGASSDASGVYPVGTHKITWTVEDRCGNVTTCTYLFTMVDRKQPTPVCRAGIITVIMPTTGQITIWASDLNANSFDNCTTAGRLRYSFSSNPSDASRTYFCADLDRGISKTFENVSVYVTDEAGNQDFCTTKVIIQDGLGNACPDNLGGGNTTAGLVSGTISTEQKSSLQEAMVSINGNMPSMPKYHMTQQDGQYAFASVPLSENYTIKAVKNDDALNGVTTNDIVIIQKHILGIAPLDNPYKLIAADVNESKSITARDIADLRKLILGITSELSIKKSWVFVESNYKFSDPTQPWSYSDVIKVDNLKSDISENNFVAVKLGDINGNAKANQLATVASRSYAEATLQVGETKFQNGEEIILPLNLNGLNMLTGLQVEFEFDPAKLELVDIKSGALTVESYNYNHDMISNGKIRMSFDQASGVSFEKELFSFVFKAVGSGELSNSFALSNENFSSQAYGAQNDEINLKLSFLDSKSEVKGFYLYQNKPNPFSTYTDISFLLPESGLAVLKICDVNGKVIKQISREFKSGLNNIQINNKDLNQTGIFYYILETENNRAVKKMILIN is encoded by the coding sequence ATGAAAAGACCGTTATTTACAAATTTTTCCTTTTCGTGGACTTTGAGAAGAATAATCCCCATGTTCTTATTGGTGGGTTCTTTCTCCATGTTAAAGTTGGAGGCACAGACATGTGCGACATTAAATTTGGCGCCAAATGCCTATGTGTGCCAGATTAACTCTCCGGCATCTTATTTTATTAACAATTTTGACATTGCGAATGGTTATTCGTTCCAGATAATTTCTGGGTCAGCTACAATCGTTCAAGTGTTACAGACAGTTCAAATTACCTGGCATACCCCGGGTGATGTTGTATTTAGGATGGTGGAAACTCCTCCATTGTTGTCTTGTACTCCTGATACATTTCGTATTAGAGTAGGGGCATTGTCTGCACCACAGGTGAATTGTAATGATACAGTTAATCTTTCATTAGATGAATTTTGTCAAGGTGTTGTAACTCCAGAGATGGTAATTGAAGGCAACGGGTTTAATTATGCGGATTACAATATCGTTGTAAGAGACCCGATTACTAAAATTACAATTCCTGGAAGTCCAAATGTAAATTCAAGTTATATCGGGAAATTTCTTGAAGTTTCTGCCATCCACCGATGTTCAGGTAATTCTTGCTGGGGTGTTTTAAGGGTAGAAGACAAACTTAAACCTATTTTAGCATGCAGAAGTGTAATTGTTAATTGTGGGGACGGAATTTTACCTACTTCACCGGGTGTTGGTTTTCCCAAGCCAATTGGAGCACCAAACCCAACCGCAGTAGTTGGAAAGCCTAATACATTTACGAGTGCATCTTCATTTTATGATAATTGTGGGCCTACGTTATTTACTTATTCTGATCGTGAGGTTCAAGTCGTGTGTCCACCGGCTGTAACATATATTGACACTGTTTTTAGGGATTGGACTGCGACAGATTCATATGGTAATCAAACAAAATGCACTGACACCATTTTAATCAGAGCTGGCTCTATAGCAAATATCGTTTGTCCCCCAAGTTATGATGGAATTGACCCGGATCTTGGTGGGCCTCTTCCAAAAAATCCAGACCCATTACAATGTAATGCAAATTTTGCAAAGGATGGTAATGGAAATCCTCATCCGAGTGTTACAGGATTTCCTACAGGTGTAAATTGTAGGAATATCAATTATACATATACAGACATAAAATTAGGAGTTTGTGTTGGGTCGTACAAAATTTTAAGAGAATGGTTTATTGCAGATTGGTGTACTGGTCAAGATACAACGTGCATTCAATTAATAAAAGTTGTTGATGATAGAGGGCCAATTTTAGTGTGTCCTTCAAGAGATACTGTTGTGACGGCTACTCATTCCTGTTCTGGATCATATGATCTTCCTTTGCCGAGAATTATAGGAACTGAATGTTCCAACCCACTTAGTTATGATGTTTTAGTAAAGAGGGGAGTACCAAATGTAATTCCTTCTTCACTAGAAGCAACAAGAGATGGCGTGACAAAAAGATATGCAGGTACAAATTTGATAGGTTTTCATATTGAAGATCTGCCAGTAGGGTTGTCCTGGCTTTTTTATATAGTTACAGACGCATGCGGAAATTCAACTGAATGTGCAACTGAGATATTTGTTGAAGAAAAGTCAAAACCAACACCAGTGTGCCATCAGGAAACTGTTGTAGCATTAACTGATGCAGGCACTGCAAATGTTTTTGCAGTTTCATTTGATGATGGGTCTCACGATAATTGTGCACTTGATTCATTTAAAGTAAGAAGAATGAATCCATCACCTTGTGGTGGATCTGGTAATACATCTTTTGCGGATTATGTTGATTTTTGTTGTCAGGATATTGTGAACAACCCTATTATTGTAATACTGCAGGTAAAAGATAAGGCTGGGAATACAAATGAATGTATGGTTCTTGTAACCGTACAGGATAAAAAACCTCCAGTGGTTACTTGTCTTCCAAATATCACTGTTAGTTGTGGATACGATGTTACTGACCTTAATAAATTTGGATACTATAGAAGAAATGAATCTGATATAAAGCAAATCATTCTTAATGATCCATCAAATTCAGCATGGGTACAACCGCATCTATGGGGTTATGATGGATTGGTTATTGAAGATTGCAATCTTAAAGTAGATTCATCTATAAATTATTCAATTAATAATTGCGGTACAGGTGCAATCACAAGAAGGTATACTTTTAGTGATGATTTTAATTCACCATACACATGTGTCCAAACCATAACATTAAATAACTTTAAACCATACAATGGAGCATCCATTAAATTTCCTGTTGATACTACACTGGAAGGATGTTTGAGCAGTGTTGATTCAAGCGTGACGGGTCGACCAACATGGCCTGCAAATATTTCTTGTGCAACGATTTTGACTACTTATGAAGATGAAGTATTTAGTCTGGTTGAAAATGTATGTTACAAAATATTGCGAAAATGGACGGTAATTGATTGGTGTAGTTACAATCCATCTACTGGTGCAGGACGATGGACTGACGTTCAGGTAATTAAAGTAAAAAATACTCAAAAACCATTTTTTACAAGTTCATGTAACAATAGAAATTACGATGCAATTTCTGGTGAATGCAATGGATTTGCAGAATTGATTGCAACAGCAGATGATGAGTGTACAGATGATCAGGATTTAGTTTGGTCTTATAAAATTGACCTTGGTAACAATGGAAGTATTGATGTAAATGGTGCTTCAAGTGATGCAAGTGGAGTTTATCCAGTGGGTACGCATAAAATTACCTGGACTGTGGAGGATAGATGCGGAAATGTGACTACTTGTACCTATTTATTTACGATGGTGGATCGCAAACAACCGACTCCTGTTTGTCGTGCTGGAATTATTACAGTAATTATGCCTACCACTGGCCAAATTACTATTTGGGCAAGTGATTTAAATGCAAATAGTTTTGACAATTGTACAACAGCCGGTAGATTGAGGTATTCATTTTCTTCCAATCCGTCCGATGCATCAAGGACCTATTTCTGTGCGGATCTTGATCGTGGTATATCCAAGACATTCGAAAATGTATCTGTGTATGTGACAGATGAAGCTGGTAATCAGGATTTTTGCACAACTAAGGTAATTATACAAGATGGTTTAGGAAATGCATGTCCGGACAATTTAGGTGGTGGAAATACTACTGCAGGTTTGGTTTCAGGTACCATTTCTACCGAACAAAAAAGTTCATTGCAAGAAGCCATGGTTTCTATAAACGGAAACATGCCTTCTATGCCTAAATATCATATGACCCAGCAGGATGGACAATATGCATTTGCATCAGTTCCGCTTTCTGAAAACTATACCATTAAAGCGGTAAAGAATGATGACGCATTGAATGGGGTTACCACAAATGATATTGTGATTATACAAAAACACATTTTAGGAATCGCGCCTTTGGATAATCCATATAAATTAATAGCAGCAGACGTAAACGAATCAAAGAGTATTACAGCACGGGATATTGCAGATTTAAGAAAATTAATTCTTGGTATCACCAGTGAACTATCCATTAAAAAATCATGGGTGTTTGTTGAATCAAATTATAAATTTTCAGACCCAACCCAACCTTGGTCATATAGTGATGTAATCAAAGTGGACAATTTAAAGTCTGATATCTCAGAAAATAATTTCGTGGCGGTTAAACTTGGAGACATAAATGGCAATGCCAAAGCCAATCAGCTGGCAACTGTTGCGTCAAGAAGTTATGCAGAGGCAACATTACAAGTCGGTGAAACGAAATTTCAAAATGGAGAAGAAATCATTTTACCTCTGAATTTAAATGGATTGAATATGCTAACCGGATTACAGGTAGAATTTGAGTTTGATCCTGCTAAGCTTGAGCTTGTAGACATTAAATCTGGTGCATTAACTGTAGAATCTTACAATTACAATCATGATATGATATCTAATGGTAAAATTCGTATGAGTTTTGATCAGGCATCCGGAGTGTCTTTTGAAAAGGAATTGTTTAGTTTTGTTTTTAAAGCCGTTGGTAGCGGGGAATTAAGTAATTCATTTGCCTTAAGTAACGAAAATTTTTCATCACAAGCTTATGGTGCTCAAAATGATGAGATAAACCTTAAGTTATCATTTTTAGATTCCAAATCTGAAGTAAAAGGATTTTATCTATATCAGAATAAACCAAATCCATTTAGTACATATACGGATATTTCTTTCCTTTTACCGGAATCCGGCTTAGCCGTGTTAAAAATCTGTGATGTAAACGGAAAGGTTATTAAACAAATAAGCAGAGAGTTTAAATCTGGCTTAAACAATATCCAGATTAATAACAAAGACTTAAATCAGACAGGAATATTTTATTACATCCTTGAAACGGAGAATAATAGGGCAGTAAAGAAAATGATCCTTATTAATTAA